A part of Silvimonas soli genomic DNA contains:
- the eno gene encoding phosphopyruvate hydratase has protein sequence MSAIVEVIAREILDSRGNPTVEADVLLESGVMGRAAVPSGASTGEREALELRDGDKSRYMGKGVLTAVENINTEICEAIIGLDAADQAFIDKAMLDLDGTEDKSKLGANAILAVSLAVAKAAADEAGLPLYRYVGGSGPMALPVPMMNVVNGGEHASNSLDFQELMIVPVGAPTFREALRYGAEIFHNLKKILHDKGMPTQVGDEGGFAPDVANAEEALDLILAAIEKAGYKAGEQICIALDCAASEFFDKATGKYVFKKSDKRELTSEQMVDYLESLANKYPIISIEDGMGERDWDGWKVLTDRLGKRVQLVGDDLFVTNTKILAEGIKKGICNSILIKVNQIGSLSETLAAVDLAKRFGYTSVMSHRSGETEDSTIADLAVATNCMQIKTGSLSRSDRIAKYNQLLRIEEELGDAAYYPGIDAFYQIRK, from the coding sequence ATGAGTGCCATCGTTGAAGTCATCGCCCGCGAGATTCTGGATTCTCGCGGCAATCCGACAGTCGAAGCAGACGTGTTGCTGGAATCGGGTGTCATGGGCCGTGCGGCTGTGCCGTCTGGCGCATCCACCGGCGAGCGCGAAGCACTTGAACTGCGTGACGGTGACAAGAGCCGCTACATGGGCAAGGGCGTGCTGACTGCCGTCGAAAACATCAATACCGAAATCTGTGAAGCCATCATTGGTCTGGACGCTGCCGACCAGGCCTTCATCGACAAGGCCATGCTGGATCTGGATGGCACTGAAGACAAGAGCAAGCTGGGCGCCAACGCGATCCTGGCTGTGTCGCTGGCTGTAGCCAAGGCTGCCGCTGACGAAGCTGGTCTGCCGCTGTACCGCTACGTAGGCGGTTCGGGCCCGATGGCACTGCCAGTGCCAATGATGAACGTAGTGAACGGTGGCGAACACGCCAGCAACAGCCTGGACTTCCAGGAACTGATGATTGTGCCGGTTGGCGCTCCGACTTTCCGCGAAGCACTGCGTTACGGCGCGGAAATCTTCCACAATCTGAAGAAGATTCTGCACGACAAGGGCATGCCAACTCAGGTGGGTGATGAGGGCGGTTTTGCGCCTGATGTTGCCAACGCTGAAGAAGCACTGGATCTGATCCTGGCCGCGATTGAAAAAGCTGGCTACAAGGCTGGCGAGCAAATCTGCATTGCACTGGATTGCGCTGCGTCGGAATTCTTCGACAAGGCTACCGGCAAGTACGTGTTCAAGAAGAGCGACAAGCGTGAACTGACTTCTGAACAAATGGTTGATTACCTGGAAAGCCTGGCCAACAAGTACCCGATCATCTCGATCGAAGACGGCATGGGCGAGCGCGATTGGGACGGCTGGAAGGTTCTGACCGACCGTCTGGGCAAGCGCGTTCAACTGGTTGGCGATGACCTGTTTGTGACCAACACCAAGATTCTGGCTGAAGGCATCAAGAAGGGCATTTGCAACTCGATCCTGATCAAGGTTAACCAGATCGGTTCGTTGTCTGAAACCCTGGCTGCGGTTGATCTGGCCAAGCGCTTTGGTTATACCTCGGTGATGAGCCATCGCTCCGGCGAAACCGAAGACAGCACCATTGCTGATCTGGCCGTGGCTACCAACTGCATGCAAATCAAGACTGGCTCGCTGAGCCGTTCTGACCGTATCGCCAAGTACAATCAGCTTCTGCGTATCGAAGAAGAACTGGGCGATGCAGCTTACTACCCGGGTATTGACGCGTTCTATCAAATCCGCAAATAA
- a CDS encoding PLP-dependent aminotransferase family protein, with protein sequence MNDMTFASGRRKPDTLYHQLAEELAQAILAGRLKAGEKLPSVRKMSAQRQLSLSTVMEAYRELEDRGLIEARPQSGFYVKSTSAFGSPVLTQPPQTPSEVTTRAEFWPYQSSQTTEVKVEFGLAILSPDHFPLQPLQRLLSQVSRHEPALLADYGNPPGDPELRRHIARRALAWGGQFEADEVIVTHGCLEALNLCLRAVTKPGDVVAIESPAYFGLLQILESYQLKALEIPTHPQTGISVEALELATRDGQVKAALLLPNFSNPLGCLMPDENKRRMVELLAERNIPLIEDDLYGEFFHHGERPRPAKAFDKTGNVMLCSSFTKTLAPGFRIGWIVAGRWRRELEKLKFISTYSTSTVLQKTVARFLENGGFDHHLRKLRRAIADQVTCGVAAIRRYFPVGTRLNMPAGGFVLWVELPVGIDTMELLRRSMLEGIVFAPGELFSPSRSYRNCLRICCIETWTTRHERAIQRLGQLAQALLDERKQPVSAFAIPAA encoded by the coding sequence ATGAACGACATGACCTTCGCCAGCGGGCGACGCAAGCCCGATACGCTTTACCATCAACTGGCTGAAGAGTTGGCGCAAGCCATTCTGGCGGGGCGGCTCAAGGCGGGTGAAAAATTGCCATCGGTGCGCAAGATGTCGGCCCAGCGGCAACTGAGTCTGTCTACCGTAATGGAGGCCTATCGTGAACTGGAAGATCGCGGACTGATCGAAGCCCGGCCGCAGAGCGGTTTTTATGTGAAAAGCACATCGGCTTTTGGTTCGCCTGTGCTGACCCAACCTCCGCAAACCCCCTCAGAAGTAACGACACGCGCCGAATTCTGGCCGTATCAATCCAGTCAGACCACCGAGGTCAAAGTTGAATTTGGTCTGGCGATTCTCAGCCCGGATCATTTTCCGCTGCAACCGCTGCAGCGCTTGTTATCGCAAGTTTCCCGGCATGAGCCCGCCTTGCTGGCCGATTATGGCAATCCGCCCGGCGATCCGGAATTGCGTCGTCATATTGCCCGCCGGGCGCTAGCCTGGGGCGGCCAGTTCGAGGCTGACGAGGTCATCGTCACGCATGGCTGTCTGGAGGCGCTCAACCTATGTTTGCGGGCTGTAACCAAACCCGGCGACGTGGTGGCGATTGAATCTCCGGCGTATTTTGGTTTGCTGCAGATATTGGAAAGCTACCAGCTAAAAGCACTGGAAATCCCTACGCATCCGCAAACCGGTATTTCGGTGGAAGCACTGGAATTGGCGACGCGCGACGGCCAGGTTAAAGCCGCATTGTTGCTGCCCAATTTCTCCAATCCACTGGGTTGCTTGATGCCGGATGAGAACAAACGGCGCATGGTCGAGTTGCTGGCAGAACGCAATATCCCGCTGATTGAAGATGACCTGTACGGCGAGTTCTTTCATCACGGCGAGCGTCCGCGACCAGCCAAGGCCTTTGATAAAACCGGCAACGTCATGCTGTGTTCGTCGTTCACTAAAACGCTGGCGCCGGGCTTCCGGATCGGCTGGATCGTGGCCGGGCGCTGGCGGCGTGAACTGGAAAAGCTCAAGTTCATCAGCACCTATTCCACCTCAACCGTATTGCAGAAAACCGTCGCTCGCTTTCTGGAAAACGGCGGCTTTGATCACCATTTGCGCAAACTGCGACGAGCCATTGCCGATCAAGTAACCTGCGGTGTGGCGGCGATTCGGCGTTATTTCCCTGTTGGCACCCGGCTCAATATGCCGGCCGGTGGCTTTGTGTTGTGGGTTGAGTTGCCTGTGGGCATCGATACGATGGAGCTATTGCGGCGCTCCATGCTGGAAGGCATTGTGTTTGCGCCGGGAGAATTGTTTTCGCCCAGCCGCAGTTACCGCAATTGTCTGCGTATTTGCTGCATCGAAACCTGGACGACCCGGCACGAGCGCGCCATTCAACGCCTGGGGCAACTGGCGCAAGCGCTGCTGGACGAGCGCAAACAACCTGTGTCAGCGTTTGCGATTCCAGCGGCCTGA
- a CDS encoding TetR/AcrR family transcriptional regulator, giving the protein MSSETPTHDCAERVLEAAMQVFCESGYRASIDLVASRAGVARQTVYNRFGSKQTLFESALSAKVAEMLSVLEDGNASLRDRLVAFGTGFRARVLTPESVSLHRVLTSEAPRFPELARHFYQNCIQRCASQLAQELEQAMQRGELRRENPLRTASMLLDLLASQERLGMMFGDDAPDPANESVAVSEVVDFFLRAMHLA; this is encoded by the coding sequence ATGTCGTCAGAAACACCCACTCACGATTGCGCCGAGCGCGTGCTCGAGGCTGCCATGCAGGTCTTTTGCGAGTCGGGCTATCGCGCCAGTATTGATCTGGTAGCCAGCCGGGCGGGCGTGGCGCGGCAAACGGTGTACAACCGCTTTGGCAGCAAACAGACGCTATTTGAGTCGGCACTATCGGCCAAAGTGGCGGAGATGCTGTCGGTGCTGGAGGATGGCAATGCCAGCTTGCGTGATCGACTGGTTGCCTTCGGTACGGGGTTTCGCGCTCGCGTACTGACGCCAGAATCGGTGAGCCTGCATCGCGTATTGACCAGCGAAGCGCCGCGCTTTCCGGAGCTGGCCCGGCACTTTTATCAAAACTGCATCCAGCGCTGCGCCAGCCAGTTGGCGCAAGAACTGGAGCAAGCCATGCAACGTGGCGAGCTGCGTCGTGAAAACCCGCTGCGTACGGCCAGCATGTTGCTGGATTTACTGGCCAGTCAGGAGCGTCTGGGCATGATGTTTGGCGACGATGCGCCCGACCCCGCCAATGAGAGTGTGGCAGTAAGCGAAGTGGTGGATTTCTTCCTGCGAGCAATGCATCTGGCTTGA
- a CDS encoding ABC transporter substrate-binding protein, producing the protein MNTRRTVLKLTLAALFGGMLSAQAWADANKPVIALLPGVVDPFYFTMHRGAEKAAKEEGVELLFQVPKAWNTTEQVPILKAFIAKKPDVLLISPVDKQQLIQPLKEAVAAGIKVITVDTYIGDGKYQTGKGDADFPLSYIASDNAEGGRIAARALAKAIGDKGEVYCEDNKPGISSTDARVEGFLDEMKKHPNIKVLDTQYNEDDANKAAAHIAAILARNPDLAGVFGANTFSGKGAAEGVKKAGKQGKVKVVVFDAVPGIDQDIKSGLVDIAIAQKPAEMGYFGVKYGADAARGKKIPAIKGTGFVVLDKSNIDGEGKQYIYSN; encoded by the coding sequence ATGAATACGCGTAGAACTGTTCTGAAATTAACCTTGGCCGCGCTGTTTGGCGGCATGTTGTCAGCGCAAGCGTGGGCTGACGCCAATAAACCGGTGATTGCGTTGTTGCCTGGCGTGGTTGATCCGTTTTATTTCACCATGCACCGCGGAGCCGAGAAGGCCGCTAAAGAAGAGGGCGTGGAGTTGCTGTTTCAGGTGCCCAAAGCCTGGAATACCACCGAGCAAGTACCGATCCTGAAGGCCTTTATCGCCAAAAAACCCGATGTATTGTTGATTTCCCCAGTCGATAAACAGCAGTTGATCCAGCCGCTGAAAGAGGCGGTTGCTGCCGGCATCAAAGTGATTACCGTCGATACCTATATCGGTGACGGCAAATATCAAACAGGCAAAGGCGATGCCGACTTCCCCCTGTCTTATATTGCCTCGGACAACGCCGAAGGCGGGCGCATTGCCGCGCGGGCGCTGGCCAAAGCCATTGGTGACAAAGGCGAGGTTTATTGCGAAGACAACAAGCCGGGCATTTCCAGTACCGACGCGCGGGTAGAGGGTTTTCTGGATGAAATGAAAAAGCACCCCAACATCAAGGTGCTGGATACCCAATACAACGAGGACGATGCCAATAAAGCCGCAGCGCATATTGCCGCCATTCTGGCGCGTAACCCCGATCTGGCCGGCGTATTTGGCGCCAATACGTTCTCAGGCAAAGGCGCCGCAGAGGGCGTGAAAAAAGCGGGCAAGCAAGGCAAGGTGAAAGTAGTGGTGTTTGATGCCGTGCCGGGTATTGATCAAGACATCAAGAGTGGTCTGGTTGATATTGCAATCGCCCAGAAGCCAGCAGAAATGGGTTATTTCGGCGTGAAATACGGCGCTGATGCGGCACGTGGCAAGAAGATTCCGGCCATCAAGGGCACCGGATTTGTGGTGCTGGACAAGAGCAATATCGATGGCGAGGGCAAGCAGTACATCTATTCCAACTAA
- a CDS encoding SDR family NAD(P)-dependent oxidoreductase translates to MIQGSELSKKIRTILVSGSSTGIGYTVAHGLARKGWRVFATARQADDVARLEQEGLEALQLDIADGESIRHCVAEVLLRTGGTLDAVFNNAGFAVPGAVEDLSRDALRHQFETNVFGTIELTNAVLPAMRRQGNGRIVINSSVLGYAAMPYRGAYNASKFALEGFADTLRQELHGSGVQVVLVQPGPITSRFRPNAQQQFTRWIDAAGSFHRPAYEAMQKRLAKPGPAAPFTLPAEAVLTVVEQVLAADTPLARYQVTVPAKVFWYLKRLLPTALLDRILLKAGGDEPGYAYGRKNK, encoded by the coding sequence ATGATCCAAGGTAGTGAATTGTCTAAAAAAATTCGCACGATTCTGGTGAGTGGCTCCTCAACCGGCATTGGCTACACCGTGGCACACGGGCTGGCTCGCAAGGGTTGGCGGGTGTTTGCCACCGCACGCCAGGCCGACGACGTGGCCCGGCTGGAGCAAGAGGGGCTGGAAGCTTTGCAGCTGGATATAGCAGATGGCGAATCCATTCGTCACTGTGTGGCGGAGGTCTTGCTGCGCACGGGCGGCACGCTGGATGCGGTGTTCAATAATGCCGGTTTTGCGGTGCCGGGCGCAGTGGAGGATCTGAGTCGGGATGCGCTAAGACATCAGTTTGAAACCAATGTCTTTGGCACCATTGAACTGACCAATGCGGTTTTGCCCGCCATGCGCCGCCAAGGCAACGGGCGAATCGTTATTAACAGTTCGGTCCTGGGGTACGCTGCCATGCCGTATCGCGGCGCCTATAACGCGAGCAAATTTGCGCTCGAAGGTTTTGCCGATACCTTGCGCCAGGAATTGCATGGCAGTGGTGTGCAAGTGGTCCTGGTACAGCCGGGGCCAATCACCAGTCGTTTTCGCCCCAATGCCCAGCAGCAATTCACACGCTGGATAGACGCAGCGGGCAGCTTTCATCGCCCGGCATATGAGGCCATGCAAAAGCGTCTGGCCAAACCCGGCCCGGCGGCGCCGTTTACGCTGCCAGCTGAAGCGGTGCTGACAGTGGTCGAACAGGTACTGGCCGCCGACACCCCGTTGGCTCGCTATCAGGTAACCGTGCCGGCCAAGGTATTCTGGTATCTCAAACGCCTGCTACCGACAGCCTTGCTGGACCGGATTCTATTGAAGGCCGGCGGAGACGAACCTGGGTATGCCTACGGTCGGAAAAATAAATAA
- a CDS encoding ABC transporter permease subunit, translated as MDRLALITKVWPWLFLGALLVFFEIWAQIVAKRSFLFNAYNLQSISLAASAPLLLAIGQTFVIITAGIDLSVGFVMGLSAVCVAQFTLLGGGSVASLVGASALSMLVCLIPGYVNGVLIARMGVPAFIGTLGMYGVARGAGFLAAGSGMTVSVNHAGLVWLGTGWVPVIITVVLLLVMHFVLSSTRFGQYTYAIGGNLQSAARAGINVKRHLTVVYMLASLFAAIGGIIYTARFAAGAANAGESMLLDSIAAVVIGGASLFGGTGNVIGTLIGALIIAVIQFGLIFIDVNAFWQFIAVGVVIILSVLIDQYKERLGREG; from the coding sequence ATGGATAGGTTGGCCCTGATCACCAAGGTCTGGCCGTGGTTGTTCTTGGGGGCGTTGCTGGTGTTTTTTGAGATATGGGCGCAAATCGTGGCCAAGCGCTCGTTCTTGTTCAATGCCTACAATCTGCAGTCGATTTCTCTGGCCGCCAGTGCGCCGTTGTTGCTGGCCATTGGCCAGACTTTTGTCATCATCACGGCCGGGATTGATCTCTCCGTGGGTTTTGTAATGGGTTTGTCCGCGGTGTGCGTTGCGCAATTCACCTTGCTCGGCGGCGGTTCCGTAGCCTCGCTGGTGGGGGCGTCGGCGCTGTCGATGCTAGTGTGTCTTATTCCTGGATATGTAAATGGTGTGCTGATTGCCCGCATGGGTGTGCCTGCGTTTATTGGCACGCTCGGCATGTACGGCGTAGCGCGAGGCGCCGGGTTTCTGGCAGCGGGCAGCGGCATGACCGTTTCGGTTAACCACGCCGGCCTGGTTTGGCTCGGCACAGGATGGGTGCCAGTGATCATCACCGTGGTATTGCTGTTGGTCATGCATTTTGTGTTGTCCAGCACTCGGTTTGGCCAATACACCTATGCCATCGGCGGTAACTTGCAGTCCGCCGCCCGGGCCGGGATCAACGTCAAGCGCCATCTCACCGTGGTGTACATGCTGGCTTCACTGTTTGCGGCGATTGGCGGAATCATCTATACCGCCCGTTTTGCTGCAGGTGCCGCTAACGCGGGCGAGTCCATGCTGCTCGATTCGATTGCGGCGGTGGTCATTGGCGGAGCGAGCCTGTTTGGTGGCACCGGCAATGTCATCGGCACTTTGATTGGCGCGCTGATCATCGCGGTCATCCAGTTTGGGCTGATTTTTATCGACGTGAACGCGTTCTGGCAATTTATCGCGGTGGGCGTGGTCATCATTCTTTCGGTGCTGATCGACCAGTACAAAGAGCGACTGGGGAGGGAAGGCTGA
- a CDS encoding ATP-binding cassette domain-containing protein, with amino-acid sequence MTLVPILEVRNISIRFGGVQALKNISLALFPGEVLALAGDNGAGKSTLIKIISGVYRAQEGELFFDGKPLSMQDPQDARSKGIETIYQDLALADNLDVGGNIFLGREPMRRKLGLPVIDRERMRKVAREVLDRLDIVIPERKLAGPVQMLSGGQRQAIAIGRAIYWNARVLIMDEPTAALGVPEQRKVMELIQTLKAQGVAVLLISHNLHDIFAVADRIFVLRRGEAAGERLTRDTHGEEIVRLMVGSEYAAQTV; translated from the coding sequence ATGACGTTGGTGCCGATTCTGGAAGTGCGCAATATCTCCATCCGCTTTGGCGGTGTGCAGGCGCTTAAAAACATTTCGCTGGCCTTGTTTCCGGGTGAGGTGCTCGCCTTGGCGGGCGACAATGGCGCTGGTAAATCAACACTGATCAAAATCATTTCCGGCGTTTACCGGGCGCAAGAAGGCGAGCTGTTTTTTGATGGCAAGCCGTTGTCGATGCAAGACCCGCAAGATGCGCGCAGCAAAGGTATCGAAACCATTTATCAGGACCTGGCGCTGGCCGACAACCTTGATGTGGGCGGCAATATTTTTCTGGGCCGCGAACCCATGCGGCGCAAGCTGGGCTTGCCGGTAATCGATCGCGAACGCATGCGCAAAGTGGCGCGCGAGGTGCTGGATCGACTGGATATCGTGATTCCAGAGCGCAAACTGGCGGGGCCAGTGCAGATGTTGTCGGGTGGACAACGCCAGGCCATCGCCATCGGCCGCGCCATTTACTGGAACGCCCGCGTCTTGATCATGGACGAACCCACCGCCGCGCTGGGCGTGCCGGAGCAACGCAAAGTCATGGAGTTGATCCAGACACTTAAAGCGCAGGGCGTAGCGGTATTGCTGATCTCGCATAATCTGCACGACATTTTTGCCGTGGCTGACCGCATTTTTGTCTTGCGCCGGGGCGAGGCGGCGGGTGAGCGACTGACTCGCGATACCCACGGTGAAGAAATCGTGCGCTTGATGGTGGGAAGTGAATACGCGGCGCAAACCGTTTGA
- the ftsB gene encoding cell division protein FtsB — MRTLAIALALLILLLQWPLWIGKGSWLRVWQLDTQLADQRTKNEKLKERNDALEADVVDLKTGTAAIEERARNELGMVRQDEVFFQILDSRKPAPAAASGALTASPVAVAASAAQ; from the coding sequence ATGCGAACACTCGCGATAGCTCTGGCGCTGCTGATTCTGTTGCTGCAATGGCCCCTGTGGATCGGCAAGGGTAGCTGGCTGCGCGTCTGGCAGCTTGATACGCAACTTGCGGATCAACGCACCAAAAACGAAAAGCTAAAAGAACGCAATGACGCGCTCGAAGCCGATGTGGTCGATCTGAAAACCGGTACGGCCGCCATAGAAGAGCGTGCCCGCAATGAATTGGGTATGGTTCGCCAGGATGAAGTGTTTTTCCAGATTCTGGATAGCCGCAAACCAGCCCCTGCCGCCGCGAGTGGCGCGCTGACTGCCAGCCCGGTTGCGGTAGCGGCCTCCGCTGCGCAGTAA
- the kdsA gene encoding 3-deoxy-8-phosphooctulonate synthase: MKLCGFEVGLDQPFFLIAGPCVIEGEQFSIDVAGQLKEITTELGINFIFKSSFDKANRSSGKTFRGYGMDEGLRILAKVKEQVGVPVLTDIHEIDQIKPVSAVVDVLQTPAFLCRQTDFIRACAQSGRPVNIKKGQFLAPGDMKNVMDKAREAALEAGLPEDVFMACERGVSFGYNNLVSDMRSLSIMRETGCPVVFDATHSVQLPGGQGTSSGGQREFVPVLARAAVAVGISGLFAETHPNPAVAKSDGPNAWPLGRMKELLTTLQTIDAAVKGKPFIEQTL, translated from the coding sequence ATGAAGCTTTGCGGATTTGAAGTCGGGCTGGACCAGCCCTTTTTTCTGATTGCCGGCCCGTGCGTTATCGAAGGCGAGCAATTTTCTATTGATGTTGCCGGTCAGCTGAAAGAAATCACCACCGAACTGGGCATCAACTTCATTTTCAAGTCCAGCTTCGACAAGGCCAACCGTTCTTCGGGCAAGACCTTTCGCGGCTACGGCATGGATGAAGGCCTGCGCATTCTGGCCAAGGTTAAAGAACAAGTGGGTGTGCCGGTGTTGACCGACATCCATGAAATCGACCAGATCAAGCCGGTGTCGGCCGTGGTCGATGTTCTGCAAACCCCCGCTTTCCTGTGCCGCCAGACCGATTTTATCCGGGCCTGTGCCCAGTCTGGCCGCCCGGTAAACATCAAGAAGGGCCAGTTCCTGGCGCCCGGCGACATGAAAAATGTCATGGATAAAGCCCGCGAAGCCGCTCTGGAAGCCGGTCTGCCGGAAGATGTCTTCATGGCTTGCGAGCGCGGCGTGTCATTCGGCTATAACAACTTGGTGAGCGACATGCGCAGCTTGTCGATCATGCGTGAAACCGGTTGCCCGGTCGTGTTTGATGCCACGCACTCAGTGCAGTTGCCGGGCGGTCAAGGCACCAGCTCCGGCGGGCAGCGCGAATTCGTGCCGGTATTGGCGCGCGCTGCAGTTGCGGTCGGCATTTCCGGCCTCTTCGCTGAAACGCACCCGAACCCGGCCGTGGCCAAGTCCGACGGTCCGAACGCCTGGCCATTGGGCCGCATGAAAGAATTGCTGACTACACTGCAAACCATTGATGCAGCAGTAAAAGGCAAGCCGTTCATCGAACAAACGCTGTAA
- a CDS encoding CTP synthase, producing MTKYIFVTGGVVSSLGKGIAAASLAAILESRGLKVTMMKLDPYINVDPGTMSPMQHGEVFVTEDGAETDLDLGHYERFIHSKMNKRNNFTTGQIYDSVIKKERRGDYLGKTVQVIPHITDEIRHFVEQGAGDAELAVIEVGGTVGDIESLPFLEAIRQMGVTLGKENTCFVHLSYVPYIAAAGEIKTKPTQHSVKELREIGIQPDVLICRADRVVPEEERKKIALFTNVSLKAVVSCPDVPSIYQIPRVLCNQGIDDIICKQLELTLPPANLAVWDKIVNAIQNPTQTVNIAMVGKYVDLTESYKSLIEALKHAGIHTGSEVKIQFIDSENLETESLDALKNVDAILVPGGFGKRGVEGKIRAVKYARENNIPYLGICLGMQIALIEYARDIASMPGANSTEFDLETEYPVVALIDEWVNHDGKIETRDANSNMGGTMRLGAQECRLEEGSLAAKIYGEGTITERHRHRYEVNNYYLPRLAAAGLKISGKSTGAEQLVETIELPGHRWFFACQFHPEFTSTPRDGHPLFKAYIEAAIAYAREHGREGVSC from the coding sequence ATGACCAAGTACATCTTCGTAACCGGTGGCGTTGTCTCCTCTTTGGGGAAGGGCATCGCCGCCGCGTCACTGGCCGCAATTCTTGAGTCTCGCGGCCTTAAAGTCACCATGATGAAGCTCGATCCATACATCAATGTGGATCCGGGCACCATGAGCCCCATGCAGCACGGCGAAGTTTTTGTTACCGAAGACGGTGCAGAAACCGACCTGGACCTGGGTCATTACGAGCGCTTCATCCATTCGAAGATGAACAAGCGCAATAACTTCACCACCGGTCAGATTTATGACTCGGTGATCAAAAAAGAACGCCGTGGCGACTACCTCGGCAAAACCGTTCAGGTTATTCCTCACATTACCGATGAAATCCGTCATTTCGTCGAACAAGGTGCGGGCGATGCTGAACTGGCCGTGATTGAAGTCGGTGGCACCGTCGGTGATATCGAGTCTTTGCCGTTCCTTGAAGCTATCCGCCAGATGGGCGTGACGCTGGGCAAAGAAAACACCTGCTTTGTGCACTTGTCTTACGTGCCATACATTGCCGCGGCCGGTGAAATCAAAACCAAGCCAACCCAGCACAGCGTGAAAGAATTGCGTGAAATCGGTATTCAGCCAGATGTGCTGATTTGCCGCGCTGATCGCGTCGTGCCGGAAGAAGAACGCAAAAAAATTGCCTTGTTCACCAATGTGTCGCTCAAGGCAGTTGTGTCGTGTCCGGACGTGCCGTCGATTTACCAGATTCCACGCGTGCTGTGCAATCAGGGTATTGACGACATTATCTGCAAGCAACTGGAATTGACTTTGCCACCAGCCAATCTGGCGGTGTGGGACAAAATCGTCAATGCAATCCAGAATCCGACGCAGACCGTCAATATCGCCATGGTTGGCAAATATGTCGATCTGACCGAATCGTACAAATCGCTGATTGAAGCGCTCAAGCACGCTGGTATTCATACCGGTAGCGAAGTGAAGATCCAGTTTATCGATTCCGAAAATCTGGAAACCGAATCGCTGGACGCGCTCAAGAACGTGGACGCAATTCTGGTACCGGGCGGCTTTGGCAAGCGTGGCGTGGAAGGCAAGATTCGCGCAGTGAAATACGCTCGCGAAAACAATATCCCGTATCTGGGTATTTGTCTGGGCATGCAGATTGCCTTGATCGAATACGCACGTGATATCGCCAGCATGCCGGGCGCCAATTCCACTGAGTTTGATCTCGAAACTGAATACCCAGTCGTGGCGCTGATTGACGAATGGGTTAATCACGACGGCAAGATCGAAACACGTGATGCCAATTCCAATATGGGCGGCACCATGCGCCTGGGTGCACAGGAATGCCGTCTGGAAGAAGGTTCGCTGGCCGCAAAGATTTACGGCGAAGGAACCATTACCGAACGCCATCGTCATCGCTATGAAGTGAATAACTACTACCTGCCGCGCCTGGCTGCAGCTGGCCTGAAAATCAGCGGCAAATCCACCGGCGCCGAACAACTGGTAGAAACCATCGAACTACCAGGTCATCGCTGGTTCTTTGCTTGCCAGTTCCACCCGGAATTCACTTCTACACCGCGTGATGGCCACCCGTTGTTCAAAGCCTATATCGAAGCAGCCATCGCCTATGCTCGTGAGCATGGCCGTGAAGGCGTAAGTTGCTGA
- the phbB gene encoding acetoacetyl-CoA reductase, whose translation MAKVALVTGGMGGIGTAICKALADADFTVVTTYSRPGKEQQWLEETRAAGYQFHAFECDVTSFDASVRLAAQVRDTVGEVDVLVNNAGITRDASFRKLTQVDWDAVMSTNLDSVFNVTKQFVDGMSERNWGRVINISSINGQKGQFGQTNYSAAKAGMHGFTMALAQEVARKGVTVNTISPGYIATEMVMAVPEEVRGKIVAQIPVGRLGKPEEVAGLVTYLASDLAGFVTGANIAINGGQHTG comes from the coding sequence ATGGCCAAAGTCGCACTGGTAACTGGCGGCATGGGCGGGATTGGCACCGCCATTTGCAAGGCACTCGCCGACGCCGATTTTACCGTGGTTACTACCTACTCACGCCCAGGAAAAGAACAGCAATGGCTGGAAGAAACGCGCGCGGCGGGCTATCAATTTCACGCTTTTGAGTGCGATGTCACCAGCTTTGACGCCAGCGTCCGGCTGGCGGCGCAAGTTCGCGATACCGTCGGCGAGGTTGATGTGCTGGTCAATAACGCCGGCATCACGCGCGACGCCAGCTTTCGCAAGCTGACTCAAGTGGATTGGGACGCCGTTATGTCGACCAATCTGGACTCGGTTTTCAATGTCACCAAACAGTTTGTCGATGGCATGAGCGAACGCAATTGGGGACGAGTCATCAATATCTCGTCGATCAACGGGCAGAAAGGTCAATTTGGCCAGACCAACTACTCTGCGGCCAAGGCCGGCATGCACGGCTTTACCATGGCTCTGGCGCAAGAAGTGGCCCGTAAAGGCGTAACCGTTAACACCATCAGCCCCGGTTATATCGCGACCGAAATGGTTATGGCGGTGCCGGAAGAAGTGCGCGGCAAGATCGTGGCGCAGATTCCGGTTGGGCGGCTGGGCAAGCCTGAAGAAGTGGCAGGATTGGTGACTTATCTGGCTTCTGATTTGGCCGGATTCGTCACCGGCGCCAACATCGCCATCAATGGTGGGCAGCACACGGGCTGA